The proteins below are encoded in one region of Oncorhynchus nerka isolate Pitt River linkage group LG15, Oner_Uvic_2.0, whole genome shotgun sequence:
- the LOC115124672 gene encoding B-cell receptor CD22-like isoform X2, with translation MALRTAGSVLGVFVWSVAVVLGQDGWSVTYTTQSICTFKGSSVELTCSYTYPSGYTITTTFWFNKYDAEENYVSLKDDPDYKGRVTYREDEENGHILTITDLRESDSATYTFRFTDQTGKWRYTGKPGVTLSVTGLQVKVTGGYQDKTLTCSTTCTLTDNPTYIWYKNGQHLDESTSPQYKDPVSSNYEDSYSCAVKGHEDLHSPAVCVQGQDCNRVTYTKRTICVLKGSTVDISCTYGSGYDTVTSSLWFSPKQRSRWRDELIPEDLTTDPGYAGRVEYVGEKERGRSTLRITDLRITDLREEDSAEYKFIFNTQTSRWGHSFPGTTLTVTDLQVKVTPATEAGKRTLTCITTCTLTDNPTYIWYKNDTRVKEDTSSLDSDSFSDADSYSCAVKGYDNLFSPAVCKKCWSVTYTHQSICALKGSTVDISCSYTYPSYHEIKQAFWFTKWSGMEAEDLSSVPGYEGHIEYLGDKERDCTLRITDLRLSDSAGYRFRFITSGEKFSGSPVSLTVTDVVLEMDPTSVSEGENVTLRCRTKCTLVPNTAYSWYKNRQSIPNSNTSSPVYILFSVSSEDTGRYSCSVEGHEDLPSAEETLTVRYGPKVTSVSVSPSGDIVDGSSVTLTCSSDANPPVDKYTWYKKNVTSPKASGQSYSITNIISEDRGEYYCEAQNGRGSMNSTALMIIVAAVFPWVPVVWVGAVLTAGALLLTIYCTLKRRYTGGSDATTDTQSVHHDPNSDTYTGLNMKTMSPDYDTLASVHSDPNSNKCTALKKNTRSPE, from the exons ATGGCCTTGAGAACAGCAGGAAGTGTGTTGGGGGTCTTTGTCTGGTCTGTAGCAg TGGTACTGGGTCAGGATGGCTGGAGTGTTACATACACCACTCAGAGTATCTGTACCTTTAAGGGGTCATCAGTGGAGCTGACCTGCTCTTACACATATCCCAGTGGCTATACAATCACAACAACCTTCTGGTTCAACAAATATGATGCTGAGGAGAATTATGTGAGTCTGAAGGATGACCCAGACTACAAAGGACGTGTGACGTACCGTGAGGATGAAGAGAATGGTCACATCCTGACAATCACAGACCTGAGAGAGAGTGACTCAGCTACATACACATTCAGATTTACAGATCAGACTGGGAAATGGAGATATACTGGCAaacctggagtcactctgtctgtcacag GTCTTCAGGTGAAGGTGACTGGTGGATATCAGGATAAGACACTGACCTGTAGTACCACCTGTACTCTGACTGACAACCCCACCTACATCTGGTACAAGAACGGACAACATCTAGATGAGAGCACCTCCCCCCAGTACAAAGACCCAGTCTCCAGTAACTATGAAGACAGTTATTCCTGTGCTGTAAAAGGCCATGAGGACCTCCACTCTCCTGCAGTGT GTGTCCAGGGTCAGGACTGCAACAGAGTGACTTACACCAAGAGGACAATCTGTGTCTTGAAGGGGTCAACAGTGGACATATCCTGTACTTATGGCAGTGGTTATGATACTGTCACATCATCACTCTGGTTTAGTCCTAAACAGAGATCTAGGTGGAGGGATGAGTTGATCCCTGAGGACCTAACCACAGACCCAGGGTATGCAGGTCGTGTGGAGTAtgttggagagaaggagagaggtcgcTCCACCCTGAGAATCACAGATCTGAGAATCACAGATCTGAGAGAGGAGGACTCTGCTGAGTACAAGTTCATATTCAACACACAGACATCAAGATGGGGACACAGTTTCCCTGGAACAACTCTGACTGTCACAG ACCTGCAGGTGAAGGTGACTCCTGCCACAGAGGCAGGGAAgaggacactgacctgtatcaccACCTGTACTCTGACTGACAACCCCACCTACATCTGGTACAAGAACGATACCAGGGTAAAGGAGGACACTTCCAGCCTGGACTCAGACTCCTTTAGTGATGCAGACAGTTACTCCTGTGCTGTAAAAGGCTATGATAATCTCTTCTCTCctgcagtgt GTAagaagtgttggagtgtgacttaCACCCATCAGAGTATTTGTGCCTTGAAGGGGTCAACAGTGGACATATCCTGCTCTTACACATATCCCAGTTATCATGAGATCAAACAAGCTTTCTGGTTTACTAAATGGTCTGGTATGGAGGCTGAAGATCTGAGCTCAGTGCCAGGGTATGAGGGTCATATAGAGTACCTTGGGGATAAGGAGAGGGACTGTACTCTGAGAATCACAGACCTGAGATTGAGTGACTCTGCTGGGTACAGGTTCAGATTCATAACATCTGGAGAAAAGTTTTCTGGCTCACCTGTCTCCCTGACTGTCACAG ATGTTGTGTTGGAGATGGATCCTACATCTGTGTCAGAGGGGGAGAATGTCACACTGAGATGTAGAACCAAATGTACACTGGTCCCCAACACAGCATACAGTTGGTATAAAAATAGACAGTCTATACCAAACAGCaacacctcctctcctgtctataTCCTGTTCTCAGTCAGCAGTGAGGATACAGGCAGATACTCCTGTTCTGTAGAAGGACATGAGGATCTCCCCTCTGCTGAAGAGACTCTCACTGTCAGAT ATGGACCAAAGGTCACCTCAGTatcagtcagtccctctggtgACATAGTGGATGGCAGTTCAGTGACTCTGACCTGCAGCAGTGATGCCAACCCACCTGTGGACAAATACACCTGGTACAAGAAGAACGTAACCTCACCAAAAGCATCAGGACAGAGTTACAGCATCACTAACATCATCTCTGAGGACAGAGGAGAATACTACTGTGAGGCCCAGAATGGAAGAGGATCTATGAACTCTACAGCTCTGATGATCATTGTAGCAG CAGTGTTTCCCTGGGTTCCTGTGGTCTGGGTGGGGGCTGTCCTGACTGCTGGAGCTCTGCTCCTCACCATCTACTGCACTCTGAAGAG GAGATACACAGGAGGAAGTGATGCCACAACAGACACACAG agTGTCCACCATGACCCTAACAGTGACACATACACAGGTCTGAACATGAAGACCATGTCCCCTGACTATGACACTCTGGCA agtgtccATTCTGACCCTAACAGTAACAAGTGCACAGCTCTGAAGAAGAATACCAGGTCACCAGAGTGA
- the LOC115124672 gene encoding sialoadhesin-like isoform X1, with amino-acid sequence MALRTAGSVLGVFVWSVAVVLGQDGWSVTYTTQSICTFKGSSVELTCSYTYPSGYTITTTFWFNKYDAEENYVSLKDDPDYKGRVTYREDEENGHILTITDLRESDSATYTFRFTDQTGKWRYTGKPGVTLSVTGLQVKVTGGYQDKTLTCSTTCTLTDNPTYIWYKNGQHLDESTSPQYKDPVSSNYEDSYSCAVKGHEDLHSPAVCVQGQDCNRVTYTKRTICVLKGSTVDISCTYGSGYDTVTSSLWFSPKQRSRWRDELIPEDLTTDPGYAGRVEYVGEKERGRSTLRITDLRITDLREEDSAEYKFIFNTQTSRWGHSFPGTTLTVTDLQVKVTPATEAGKRTLTCITTCTLTDNPTYIWYKNDTRVKEDTSSLDSDSFSDADSYSCAVKGYDNLFSPAVCKKCWSVTYTHQSICALKGSTVDISCSYTYPSYHEIKQAFWFTKWSGMEAEDLSSVPGYEGHIEYLGDKERDCTLRITDLRLSDSAGYRFRFITSGEKFSGSPVSLTVTDVVLEMDPTSVSEGENVTLRCRTKCTLVPNTAYSWYKNRQSIPNSNTSSPVYILFSVSSEDTGRYSCSVEGHEDLPSAEETLTVRYGPKVTSVSVSPSGDIVDGSSVTLTCSSDANPPVDKYTWYKKNVTSPKASGQSYSITNIISEDRGEYYCEAQNGRGSMNSTALMIIVAVNPAAVFPWVPVVWVGAVLTAGALLLTIYCTLKRRYTGGSDATTDTQSVHHDPNSDTYTGLNMKTMSPDYDTLASVHSDPNSNKCTALKKNTRSPE; translated from the exons ATGGCCTTGAGAACAGCAGGAAGTGTGTTGGGGGTCTTTGTCTGGTCTGTAGCAg TGGTACTGGGTCAGGATGGCTGGAGTGTTACATACACCACTCAGAGTATCTGTACCTTTAAGGGGTCATCAGTGGAGCTGACCTGCTCTTACACATATCCCAGTGGCTATACAATCACAACAACCTTCTGGTTCAACAAATATGATGCTGAGGAGAATTATGTGAGTCTGAAGGATGACCCAGACTACAAAGGACGTGTGACGTACCGTGAGGATGAAGAGAATGGTCACATCCTGACAATCACAGACCTGAGAGAGAGTGACTCAGCTACATACACATTCAGATTTACAGATCAGACTGGGAAATGGAGATATACTGGCAaacctggagtcactctgtctgtcacag GTCTTCAGGTGAAGGTGACTGGTGGATATCAGGATAAGACACTGACCTGTAGTACCACCTGTACTCTGACTGACAACCCCACCTACATCTGGTACAAGAACGGACAACATCTAGATGAGAGCACCTCCCCCCAGTACAAAGACCCAGTCTCCAGTAACTATGAAGACAGTTATTCCTGTGCTGTAAAAGGCCATGAGGACCTCCACTCTCCTGCAGTGT GTGTCCAGGGTCAGGACTGCAACAGAGTGACTTACACCAAGAGGACAATCTGTGTCTTGAAGGGGTCAACAGTGGACATATCCTGTACTTATGGCAGTGGTTATGATACTGTCACATCATCACTCTGGTTTAGTCCTAAACAGAGATCTAGGTGGAGGGATGAGTTGATCCCTGAGGACCTAACCACAGACCCAGGGTATGCAGGTCGTGTGGAGTAtgttggagagaaggagagaggtcgcTCCACCCTGAGAATCACAGATCTGAGAATCACAGATCTGAGAGAGGAGGACTCTGCTGAGTACAAGTTCATATTCAACACACAGACATCAAGATGGGGACACAGTTTCCCTGGAACAACTCTGACTGTCACAG ACCTGCAGGTGAAGGTGACTCCTGCCACAGAGGCAGGGAAgaggacactgacctgtatcaccACCTGTACTCTGACTGACAACCCCACCTACATCTGGTACAAGAACGATACCAGGGTAAAGGAGGACACTTCCAGCCTGGACTCAGACTCCTTTAGTGATGCAGACAGTTACTCCTGTGCTGTAAAAGGCTATGATAATCTCTTCTCTCctgcagtgt GTAagaagtgttggagtgtgacttaCACCCATCAGAGTATTTGTGCCTTGAAGGGGTCAACAGTGGACATATCCTGCTCTTACACATATCCCAGTTATCATGAGATCAAACAAGCTTTCTGGTTTACTAAATGGTCTGGTATGGAGGCTGAAGATCTGAGCTCAGTGCCAGGGTATGAGGGTCATATAGAGTACCTTGGGGATAAGGAGAGGGACTGTACTCTGAGAATCACAGACCTGAGATTGAGTGACTCTGCTGGGTACAGGTTCAGATTCATAACATCTGGAGAAAAGTTTTCTGGCTCACCTGTCTCCCTGACTGTCACAG ATGTTGTGTTGGAGATGGATCCTACATCTGTGTCAGAGGGGGAGAATGTCACACTGAGATGTAGAACCAAATGTACACTGGTCCCCAACACAGCATACAGTTGGTATAAAAATAGACAGTCTATACCAAACAGCaacacctcctctcctgtctataTCCTGTTCTCAGTCAGCAGTGAGGATACAGGCAGATACTCCTGTTCTGTAGAAGGACATGAGGATCTCCCCTCTGCTGAAGAGACTCTCACTGTCAGAT ATGGACCAAAGGTCACCTCAGTatcagtcagtccctctggtgACATAGTGGATGGCAGTTCAGTGACTCTGACCTGCAGCAGTGATGCCAACCCACCTGTGGACAAATACACCTGGTACAAGAAGAACGTAACCTCACCAAAAGCATCAGGACAGAGTTACAGCATCACTAACATCATCTCTGAGGACAGAGGAGAATACTACTGTGAGGCCCAGAATGGAAGAGGATCTATGAACTCTACAGCTCTGATGATCATTGTAGCAG TAAATCCTGCAGCAGTGTTTCCCTGGGTTCCTGTGGTCTGGGTGGGGGCTGTCCTGACTGCTGGAGCTCTGCTCCTCACCATCTACTGCACTCTGAAGAG GAGATACACAGGAGGAAGTGATGCCACAACAGACACACAG agTGTCCACCATGACCCTAACAGTGACACATACACAGGTCTGAACATGAAGACCATGTCCCCTGACTATGACACTCTGGCA agtgtccATTCTGACCCTAACAGTAACAAGTGCACAGCTCTGAAGAAGAATACCAGGTCACCAGAGTGA